One genomic window of Gammaproteobacteria bacterium includes the following:
- a CDS encoding CRISPR system precrRNA processing endoribonuclease RAMP protein Cas6, which yields MTIFDCRLRIINRQSQIANHKSKIINRKSEIANLKMLTSLVIRLQSAEDAGLTFGNGRAVHGLWFSLWQQVDPELATRLHTQNGAPPFTLSPLMGLPRPRQGHISVRKDRPTWFRITTLTEELSTAVKENWLPALPEEIELAGVRWRVTGYTDDPAEHPWAGRARYSQLANQRLFGKEQPKSWRLRFETPAAFHGSAGHLPFPLPDSLVKSWLRRWNAFAPIALPDDLSDRTRSGVVVSAYNLKTVPVRHGKRLIVGCTGWEKLYTVNLHPAMRAALNLLAHYAFYCGSGAKTTQGMGMTRIED from the coding sequence TTGACGATTTTCGATTGCCGATTGCGAATCATAAACCGACAATCGCAAATCGCAAATCATAAATCTAAAATCATAAATCGCAAATCTGAAATCGCAAATCTGAAAATGCTCACCTCCCTCGTTATCCGCCTGCAATCCGCCGAAGATGCCGGCCTGACCTTTGGGAACGGACGCGCCGTGCATGGCCTGTGGTTCAGCCTGTGGCAGCAAGTAGACCCCGAACTGGCTACCCGCCTGCACACCCAAAACGGCGCCCCTCCCTTCACCCTCTCCCCCTTGATGGGCCTGCCGCGCCCCCGTCAGGGACACATCTCGGTTCGCAAGGACCGCCCCACCTGGTTTCGTATCACCACCCTGACCGAAGAACTTTCTACTGCCGTGAAAGAGAACTGGCTGCCCGCCCTTCCGGAAGAAATCGAATTGGCGGGGGTACGCTGGCGCGTGACCGGTTACACCGACGACCCCGCCGAACACCCCTGGGCAGGGAGGGCGCGTTACAGCCAACTTGCCAATCAGCGTTTGTTCGGCAAAGAACAGCCTAAATCCTGGCGGCTGCGTTTCGAGACTCCGGCGGCCTTCCACGGCTCGGCAGGACACCTGCCCTTCCCTCTGCCCGATAGCCTGGTCAAATCCTGGCTGCGGCGCTGGAACGCCTTCGCCCCCATTGCCCTGCCCGATGACTTATCCGACCGGACGCGCTCCGGCGTGGTGGTCAGCGCCTACAACCTCAAAACTGTCCCCGTGCGCCACGGAAAACGTCTGATTGTAGGCTGCACCGGATGGGAGAAACTTTACACCGTAAACTTGCACCCGGCCATGCGCGCCGCCCT